From Dasypus novemcinctus isolate mDasNov1 chromosome 8, mDasNov1.1.hap2, whole genome shotgun sequence, the proteins below share one genomic window:
- the RPL12 gene encoding large ribosomal subunit protein uL11, producing the protein MPPKFDPNEIKVVYLRCTGGEVGATSALAPKIGPLGLSPKKVGDDIAKATGDWKGLRITVKLTIQNRQAQIEVVPSASALIIKALKEPPRDRKKQKNIKHSGNITFDEIVSIARQMRHRSLARELSGTIKEILGTAQSVGCNVDGRHPHDIIDDINSGAVECPAS; encoded by the exons ATGCCGCCCAAGTTCGACCCCAACGAGATCAAAGTCG TGTACCTGAGGTGCACCGGTGGGGAAGTCGGTGCCACATCTGCCCTGGCCCCCAAGATCGGCCCCCTCGGTCTG TCTCCAAAAAAGGTTGGTGATGACATTGCCAAGGCAACTGGTGACTGGAAAGGTCTAAGGATTACAGTGAAACTGACCATCCAGAACAGACAGGCCCAG ATCGAGGTGGTACCTTCTGCCTCTGCCCTGATCATCAAAGCCCTTAAGGAACCACCAAGAGACAGGAAGAAGCAGAAAAACA TTAAGCACAGTGGAAATATCACTTTTGATGAGATCGTCAGCATTGCTCGACAGATGCGGCACCGATCTTTAGCCAGAGAACTCTCTG GAACCATTAAAGAGATTCTGGGGACTGCCCAGTCTGTGGGCTGCAATGTGGATGGCCGCCACCCTCATGACATCATAGATGACATCAACAGTGGTGCAGTGGAATGCCCAGCT agTTAA
- the ZNF79 gene encoding zinc finger protein 79 has translation MLEEGGLPFPDPTFPQKESTGEGEMATGLTAGSQESTPFSNATVVLTNEGWRHLITAPRDRFEEGIPGKSRNLVLLGLPVSQPGMNSQLEQKEEPWMLEGEGLSTCPDWKIVSKEPPPEQDISKEPLQDTSVQIPPGERHNRNEFGKSLNLRPVLSPQQRVPTEVRLRKCETHTKSFKNSHIIKSHTAKPYTCNECGKAFSYCSSLSQHQKSHTGEKPYECNDCGKAFSQSSSLIQHQRIHTGEKPYKCSECGRAFSQNANLTKHQRTHTGEKPYKCSECEKAFSDCSALVQHQRIHTGEKPYECNDCGKAFRHSANLTNHQRTHTGEKPYKCNECGKAFSYCAAFIQHQRIHTGEKPYKCNACGKAFSQSANLTNHQRTHTGEKPYKCSECGKAFSQSTNLIIHQKTHTGEKPYKCNECGKFFSESSALIRHHIIHTGEKPYECNECGKAFNQSSSLSQHQRIHTGVKPYECSECRKAFRCSSAFIRHQRLHTRE, from the exons gGCTGCCTTTTCCAGACCCTACGTTTCCCCAAAAGGAAAGCACAGGAGAGGGAGAAATGGCTACTGGTCTCACAGCTGGATCCCAG GAATCCACACCCTTCAGCAATGCCACTGTAGTCTTAACCAATGAGGGGTGGAGGCACCTGATCACTGCTCCGAGGGACAGGTTCGAGGAGGGGATACCAGGAAAGTCCAGGAACCTGGTCCTGCTGG GACTTCCTGTTTCACAACCTGGCATGAACTCCCAGCTAGAACAAAAGGAAGAACCCTGGATGCTAGAGGGAGAAGGCCTAAGTACCTGTCCAG actggaagattgtaTCCAAGGAACCACCACCAGAGCAAGACATTTCTAAAGAACCATTACAAGACACAAGTGTACAAATTCCTCCTGGGGAGAGACACAACAGGAATGAATTTGGGAAAAGCCTCAATCTGAGACCAGTGCTTTCTCCACAACAAAGAGTTCCTACAGAAGTGAGACTCCGTAAATGTGAAACACATACAAAAAGCTTCAAGAATTCACATATAATTAAATCTCACACGGCAAAACCGtacacatgcaatgaatgtggcaaaGCCTTCAGCTACTGTTCATCTCTTTCTCAACATCAGAAAAgccacactggggagaagcctTATGAGTGCAATGACTGTGGGAAGGCCTTCAGTCAGAGCTCATCTCTAATTCAGCATCAgaggattcacactggagagaaaccttataaatgcagtgaatgtggaaGAGCCTTCAGTCAAAATGCGAATCTCACAAAACACCAGCGAACTCATACTGGAGAAAAGCCCTACAAGTGTAGTGAGTGTGAGAAAGCCTTCAGTGACTGTTCAGCCCTTGTTCAGCACCAGaggattcacactggagaaaaaccctatgaATGCAATGACTGTGGGAAGGCCTTCCGTCATAGTGCAAACCTTACAAACCaccagaggactcacactggggagaagccctacaaatgcaatgagtgtggaAAGGCCTTCAGTTATTGTGCAGCATTTATtcaacatcagagaattcatacaggagagaaaccctataaatgtaaTGCATGCGGAAAGGCCTTCAGCCAGAGTGCAAACCTCACAAACCATCAGAGgactcacacaggagagaaaccctacaAATGCAGTGAGTGTGGGAAGGCCTTCAGCCAAAGTACAAATCTGATAATTCACCAAAAAACCCACACTGGGGAAAAGccatataaatgtaatgaatgtggcaaaTTCTTCAGTGAGAGCTCAGCCCTTATTCGACATCACAtaattcacactggagaaaaaccctacGAGTGTAACGAATGTGGAAAAGCATTTAACCAGAGTTCATCTCTTAGTCAGCACcaaagaattcacactggagtCAAACCCTATGAATGTAGTGAATGTAGGAAGGCCTTCCGATGCAGTTCAGCCTTCATTAGACACCAGAGACTCCACACTAGAGAATga